The Candidatus Deferrimicrobiaceae bacterium nucleotide sequence ATGGAACGGGAAACGGCAAAGATCGACGAATTCATCGCCCGGTACGGCCTGCACCAGGGCGCGCTGATCCAGGTGCTCCAGGACATCCAGGGGGAGTTCCACTACCTTCCCCGCGAAGCGCTGGAGTACGTTTCGGAGAAGCTGGGAACCCCGCTGGCCGTCGCCTACAACGTGGCGACTTTCTACAATGTGTTTTCGCTCCAGCCCAAGGGTCAAAATCACATTTGCGTATGCATGGGCAC carries:
- a CDS encoding NAD(P)H-dependent oxidoreductase subunit E → MERETAKIDEFIARYGLHQGALIQVLQDIQGEFHYLPREALEYVSEKLGTPLAVAYNVATFYNVFSLQPKGQNHICVCMGTACHVRGAQSILDKFRRELKIEVGETTDDLKYSLDKVACVGACALGPIVVENVTYHAHMKLDKVGKLLKRGGRK